A genomic window from Mesorhizobium sp. 131-2-1 includes:
- a CDS encoding VOC family protein: MSGPLFHKIDCVMLKVADLDAALGFYSKTLGHPLLWRSPAAAGLGMPGTDTELVLHTELGPEVDLLVDSVDAALERFVDAGGAIIKKPFDIPIGRCAVVRDPFGNTLVMLDQTKGSFVTDGTGRVLRVEPS, translated from the coding sequence ATGAGTGGACCACTGTTCCACAAGATCGATTGCGTGATGCTCAAGGTGGCGGACCTGGACGCCGCCCTGGGGTTCTACTCCAAAACCCTTGGGCATCCGCTCCTCTGGCGATCGCCAGCTGCAGCCGGGCTGGGAATGCCGGGAACGGACACGGAGCTGGTCCTGCACACCGAGCTTGGTCCCGAGGTGGATCTGCTTGTGGACAGTGTCGACGCCGCGCTGGAGCGTTTTGTCGACGCGGGTGGCGCGATTATCAAGAAGCCGTTCGACATCCCGATCGGCCGTTGCGCGGTCGTGCGCGATCCGTTTGGCAATACCCTGGTGATGCTTGACCAAACCAAGGGCAGCTTCGTCACCGATGGAACCGGGCGGGTGCTGCGCGTCGAGCCGTCCTGA
- a CDS encoding GntR family transcriptional regulator codes for MAQHEDQPDAAAGAAAGQRLGDRAYTRILETLFERKIPAGAFLSQGDLVEMLQIPVAPLRDALKLLEAEGIVIIHSRSGIQFVKPGFELTRSTYQFRSILERAATGVYAQTAEEADLAELERRHLAVIEEIERSGLTDQVRADLEQLETLLHHSIIASLNNPLIDSSYKRLHNYVRLIRLDRKVTVPLVLQSLREHMQVILACKARDPEAAAAAMQAHLASALQRGLGLYYGY; via the coding sequence GTGGCTCAGCACGAAGATCAGCCCGACGCGGCCGCCGGAGCAGCAGCGGGCCAACGCCTTGGCGATCGTGCCTACACGCGAATTCTCGAGACGCTGTTTGAGCGGAAGATCCCCGCGGGGGCCTTTCTGTCGCAAGGCGATCTTGTCGAAATGCTGCAAATCCCTGTTGCGCCGCTGCGCGATGCGCTCAAGCTGCTCGAGGCGGAGGGGATCGTCATCATCCATTCGCGCTCGGGCATCCAGTTCGTCAAGCCCGGGTTCGAACTGACCAGGTCGACCTACCAGTTTCGCAGCATTCTGGAGCGGGCGGCGACAGGGGTTTACGCGCAAACCGCCGAAGAGGCGGACCTGGCGGAACTGGAACGACGGCACCTGGCGGTCATCGAAGAGATCGAGCGCAGCGGGCTCACTGACCAGGTCAGAGCCGACCTCGAGCAACTCGAGACCTTGCTGCATCACTCCATCATAGCCAGCCTGAACAATCCATTGATCGACAGTTCCTACAAGCGGCTTCACAATTACGTCCGGCTGATCCGGTTGGACAGAAAAGTCACCGTGCCTCTAGTGCTGCAATCCCTGCGCGAGCACATGCAGGTCATCCTGGCATGCAAGGCACGCGACCCGGAGGCAGCAGCGGCGGCGATGCAGGCGCATCTGGCGTCGGCCCTGCAGCGCGGCCTGGGCCTCTACTACGGCTACTAG